The Silene latifolia isolate original U9 population unplaced genomic scaffold, ASM4854445v1 scaffold_232, whole genome shotgun sequence genome has a segment encoding these proteins:
- the LOC141638925 gene encoding uncharacterized protein LOC141638925 encodes MAGDGERLKGTVKWFNDTKGFGFITPSNGGDDLFVHQSSIRTEGFRSLGDGEDVEFQISEDGGRTKAVDVTGPGEGPVQGSKRGGGGGGSGGGYDRGSGGGGGYDRGNGGGGGGRYGGGGGGGYGGGGGGYGGGGGGYGGGGGGSGGCYSCGQEGHMARDCPSGGSRGGGGGGRYGGGGGGGSGGGGGGCYSCGGDGHFARDCPNPR; translated from the coding sequence atggcGGGAGACGGCGAAAGGTTGAAGGGGACTGTCAAGTGGTTCAATGATACTAAGGGCTTTGGTTTCATCACCCCTTCTAACGGCGGTGACGATCTCTTTGTTCACCAGTCCTCCATCCGTACCGAGGGTTTCCGCAGCCTCGGCGACGGCGAGGATGTCGAGTTCCAGATCTCCGAAGACGGAGGCCGCACTAAGGCTGTCGACGTCACCGGTCCTGGAGAGGGTCCTGTTCAGGGTAGCAAGCGCGGAGGCGGCGGAGGAGGCTCTGGTGGTGGCTATGATCGTGGTAGCGGTGGTGGAGGGGGGTATGATCGTGGCAATGGAGGTGGTGGAGGCGGTAGGTACGGCGGTGGAGGCGGAGGCGGGtatggtggaggtggaggtgggtACGGTGGGGGTGGGGGTGGGTATGGTGGCGGAGGTGGTGGGTCAGGAGGGTGTTATTCATGTGGACAGGAAGGGCACATGGCAAGGGATTGTCCAAGTGGAGGAAGCAggggtggaggtggaggtggtaGGTACGGAGGAGGAGGCGGTGGTGGGAGTGGAGGAGGTGGTGGTGGATGCTACTCATGTGGTGGTGATGGACACTTTGCGAGGGACTGCCCCAACCCGCGTTAA